A part of Paenibacillus donghaensis genomic DNA contains:
- a CDS encoding DUF4179 domain-containing protein, whose translation MKPSDYGKPLNTTEDNWNAALQFSGEQPLPDDFTARVMEQVRGAEILPAHRIQVPWLRHKQISQSARRAWTWGMAVTLGTVIAASAILYSPSLLSPANTTPSPGSRVILPKEWTDLHLMKAKELGIIQQPDIQVYDQGYTLSLQEVVADPNRMVINLRITDRSGQPANNAMSMFSSSWLKLRNEAGQIIGKGTMTVPMESRSENGTFKQEYLLMSYIFPNEEPGETVVIEAEVNELTVDSKRGKVVTGDWGFSYKVDMTKANALTQTTKLDNTYTTPEGLSLEMENIVRSPAGVKLEFTTLLTDQAQARTPAELRDDLELMFHFENAKNEVLSPIVSSHGAVYTKHQSNTPDKLRWSYYVNDLPYDSDSGPVRFILDGYAIPVTSEDSFTVRPQMLKQQPAIFNAQGDLLKVHDIKITETADEPGPSAWMAISGQYFNRLAGDQWIARDELGQKYEVVRRGSYSIGEDVTFGQTDDHTNLIYLIAKNVKTLPKELTLTRTLTDKKYTNVAWSFELPEGAAKD comes from the coding sequence ATGAAACCATCGGATTACGGCAAACCCCTTAATACCACAGAAGACAATTGGAACGCCGCTCTGCAATTCAGCGGAGAGCAACCCCTGCCGGATGATTTCACTGCCCGAGTCATGGAGCAGGTGCGGGGCGCAGAGATACTCCCTGCTCATCGTATCCAAGTACCATGGTTAAGACATAAACAGATAAGCCAATCGGCCAGACGAGCCTGGACTTGGGGTATGGCTGTGACGCTCGGCACTGTTATTGCCGCTTCGGCTATCCTGTACAGCCCTTCTCTTCTGAGTCCCGCCAACACCACTCCTTCCCCCGGCTCAAGGGTTATCCTGCCTAAGGAATGGACTGATCTTCACCTAATGAAGGCCAAGGAGCTTGGAATCATTCAGCAGCCTGATATTCAGGTCTACGATCAAGGATATACCCTTTCCTTGCAGGAGGTGGTGGCCGATCCAAACCGTATGGTGATCAACCTGCGAATTACCGACCGTTCAGGTCAACCCGCTAACAATGCCATGTCGATGTTCAGCTCAAGCTGGCTTAAGCTTCGCAATGAAGCAGGACAGATTATCGGGAAAGGAACTATGACTGTTCCTATGGAAAGCAGGTCAGAGAACGGAACATTCAAGCAGGAGTATCTGCTAATGTCTTATATTTTCCCTAATGAGGAGCCTGGAGAGACCGTGGTTATTGAGGCTGAGGTGAATGAACTGACTGTCGATTCCAAGCGGGGAAAAGTTGTTACAGGCGATTGGGGCTTCAGCTACAAGGTCGATATGACCAAGGCGAACGCTCTAACCCAAACCACGAAGCTGGATAACACCTATACCACTCCAGAAGGGTTATCTCTAGAGATGGAGAATATTGTGCGGTCACCTGCCGGAGTTAAACTGGAGTTCACCACGTTGCTTACGGATCAAGCCCAAGCACGGACACCGGCGGAGCTCAGGGACGATTTGGAACTCATGTTTCATTTTGAGAATGCCAAGAATGAGGTGTTGAGTCCAATAGTTAGCAGTCATGGCGCAGTTTACACCAAGCATCAGAGCAATACACCTGACAAATTACGCTGGAGCTATTATGTAAACGACCTGCCTTATGACAGTGACAGCGGTCCTGTTCGTTTCATTCTCGACGGTTACGCCATACCCGTTACATCAGAGGATTCCTTCACGGTTCGGCCACAGATGCTGAAGCAGCAGCCGGCTATTTTCAATGCTCAGGGCGACCTCCTTAAAGTACATGACATCAAGATTACGGAAACCGCTGATGAACCCGGACCTTCGGCCTGGATGGCGATAAGTGGACAGTACTTCAACCGATTAGCTGGAGACCAATGGATAGCTCGCGATGAACTCGGTCAAAAGTATGAGGTGGTACGGCGCGGATCCTACAGTATCGGAGAAGATGTAACCTTTGGCCAAACCGATGATCATACCAATCTCATTTATTTGATCGCCAAGAATGTAAAGACATTGCCCAAGGAGCTCACCTTAACCCGCACCCTTACCGACAAAAAATATACAAATGTTGCCTGGAGCTTCGAGCTGCCGGAGGGTGCTGCCAAGGATTGA
- a CDS encoding RNA polymerase sigma factor — protein sequence MEDQSNEKWIIQQVLNGDPEAFAGLVDKYKSALYGLLLGMGASHQDAQDLAQETFIKAYRKLRDHREQSSFASWLYTIAINLFRSQKRRRTFGFVEQSLLQKKEDALNPEEQYMRKEAQLDMQQKLAKLPERYRIVLLLRYTNELSYEEIAAVTGLTIHQVKNRLHRARLKLRKQWSHSKEDSHETIGLRQTP from the coding sequence ATGGAGGATCAGTCAAATGAGAAATGGATCATACAGCAAGTATTGAATGGAGATCCTGAAGCCTTCGCAGGGCTGGTGGACAAATACAAGTCCGCCTTATACGGCCTGCTGCTGGGAATGGGTGCGTCGCATCAGGACGCGCAGGATCTGGCCCAGGAGACGTTCATCAAGGCCTACCGGAAGCTGCGGGATCACAGGGAGCAATCCAGCTTCGCCTCCTGGCTGTATACGATTGCGATCAATCTGTTCCGGTCCCAGAAGCGGCGCCGCACGTTCGGATTCGTCGAGCAATCACTGCTGCAGAAGAAAGAAGATGCCTTAAATCCGGAAGAGCAGTATATGCGTAAGGAAGCACAGCTTGACATGCAGCAGAAGCTGGCGAAGCTGCCGGAACGTTACCGGATTGTACTGCTGCTGCGCTATACCAATGAGCTGTCTTATGAGGAAATTGCTGCGGTAACGGGTCTGACGATTCATCAGGTCAAGAATCGCCTTCACCGCGCCAGGTTGAAGCTGAGAAAACAATGGTCACATTCCAAGGAGGATTCCCATGAAACCATCGGATTACGGCAAACCCCTTAA
- a CDS encoding EamA family transporter — protein sequence MKYLISVLVGAMSYGILSTIVVLAYGKGYSLGEVVGTQLLTGFILAWLLALYTKLKENRKHAKGGAGSAAYAKASTPITWKQRILLMLAGAPTVVTGLVYYQSLRYIPASLAIILLFQFTWISVLIQSVSRRQRPNKVTLLTLLVLFGGTLLAAGIFDQGAAHFNPLGITLGLLSAVSYSMFIIFSGKAVPSVHPAYRSAWMITGGFLLLCILFPPTFIFSGLLWSQLLFYGFLLGLFGAFIPPVLFAIGVPHIGGGMAGILGAAELPVAVLLSSFVLHEQVSMLQWVGVGLVLLGVVLPELHKVKWGNSKAIIH from the coding sequence ATGAAATACCTAATATCCGTGCTGGTCGGAGCGATGAGTTACGGCATTCTATCAACGATTGTAGTACTTGCTTATGGAAAAGGATATTCGCTGGGGGAAGTTGTCGGCACACAGCTGCTGACCGGATTTATCCTCGCCTGGCTGCTGGCGCTCTATACCAAGCTTAAAGAAAACCGCAAACACGCTAAGGGGGGCGCAGGTTCTGCCGCTTACGCCAAAGCTTCAACTCCTATAACCTGGAAGCAAAGAATTTTGCTGATGCTGGCCGGTGCGCCGACAGTGGTGACAGGCCTTGTCTACTATCAGTCCTTGCGTTATATTCCGGCTTCGCTGGCCATTATCCTATTATTCCAGTTTACCTGGATCAGCGTGCTGATTCAGTCCGTCAGCAGACGTCAGCGTCCCAATAAGGTGACCTTGCTGACCTTGCTGGTACTGTTCGGAGGAACCTTGCTTGCTGCCGGAATCTTCGATCAGGGCGCAGCACATTTCAATCCGCTCGGAATTACTCTGGGCTTGCTCTCGGCAGTAAGTTATTCCATGTTCATCATCTTCAGCGGCAAAGCGGTGCCTTCTGTGCATCCGGCATACCGCAGTGCCTGGATGATTACAGGCGGCTTCCTTCTGCTATGCATTTTGTTCCCGCCAACCTTTATTTTCAGCGGATTGCTGTGGAGCCAGCTGCTTTTCTACGGCTTCCTGCTGGGATTGTTTGGTGCCTTCATTCCGCCTGTGCTGTTCGCCATTGGCGTACCGCATATCGGCGGGGGGATGGCCGGAATTCTGGGCGCGGCCGAGCTGCCGGTTGCCGTACTCCTGTCTTCCTTCGTGCTGCATGAGCAGGTGAGCATGCTGCAGTGGGTCGGCGTAGGGCTGGTACTGCTGGGGGTAGTGCTTCCTGAACTGCACAAGGTGAAATGGGGCAACAGCAAGGCCATCATTCATTAA
- a CDS encoding radical SAM protein, with protein MTPKLDLAQYLNNGVERIIRDALKATLKAPRESVFLVRYAVAAAKAKKRRAELAAQNEHIPPFLIASITSRCNLWCAGCYAHHEHACADAPARGELHETEWERIFTEASELGVSFILLAGGEPLIRRDVLEQASAHRDILFPVFTNATMLDGTYLSLFDSARNLVPVLSIEGDRSMTDARRGSGVYQRLTEVMEALQSKSILYGVSVTVTVENLAYVTGDQFLTQLQQSGCRVVIYVEYVPVDPGTQDLAPTHAERAYLAQRLTALRSGDAGMVMISFPGDELASGGCLAAGRGFFHINAHGGVEPCPFSPYSDTSLREGTLRDALHSPLFAKLSSGELLQHHTGGCVLFEQQEMVRRLL; from the coding sequence ATGACTCCGAAATTGGACTTAGCGCAGTACCTCAACAACGGCGTGGAAAGAATTATTAGAGACGCATTGAAAGCAACGCTAAAAGCGCCAAGAGAAAGCGTTTTTCTGGTTCGATATGCCGTAGCAGCAGCGAAGGCAAAAAAACGGAGAGCAGAGCTGGCAGCGCAAAACGAGCATATTCCGCCATTTCTGATTGCCAGCATTACTAGCCGCTGCAATCTGTGGTGTGCGGGCTGCTATGCCCACCATGAGCATGCCTGTGCCGATGCTCCTGCGCGCGGCGAGCTTCATGAAACTGAATGGGAGCGTATTTTTACGGAGGCTTCCGAGCTTGGGGTCAGCTTCATCCTGCTTGCAGGCGGAGAGCCGCTGATACGAAGGGATGTACTGGAGCAGGCCTCGGCTCACCGGGATATCCTGTTTCCTGTATTTACAAACGCCACGATGCTTGACGGCACATACCTTTCCTTATTTGATTCGGCCCGCAATCTGGTACCCGTTCTAAGTATTGAAGGCGATCGCAGTATGACTGATGCACGCAGAGGCAGCGGCGTCTATCAAAGGCTGACAGAAGTGATGGAGGCATTGCAGAGTAAAAGCATTCTGTACGGGGTCTCTGTTACGGTCACAGTAGAAAATCTTGCCTATGTCACCGGAGATCAGTTTCTAACCCAATTACAGCAGAGCGGCTGCAGGGTTGTGATTTATGTAGAGTATGTGCCCGTAGATCCAGGAACCCAGGATCTCGCGCCTACCCATGCGGAACGCGCATATCTTGCACAGCGGCTTACGGCGCTGCGCAGCGGAGACGCGGGGATGGTTATGATATCCTTCCCTGGGGATGAGTTGGCCTCAGGAGGCTGCCTTGCCGCAGGCCGCGGATTCTTCCACATTAACGCGCATGGCGGAGTTGAGCCGTGCCCATTCTCGCCTTATTCGGATACTTCGCTACGCGAGGGAACATTAAGGGACGCCCTGCATTCCCCGCTGTTTGCCAAGCTGAGCAGCGGGGAACTGCTGCAGCACCATACGGGAGGTTGTGTTTTGTTTGAGCAGCAAGAAATGGTTCGGCGGCTGCTATAA
- a CDS encoding TetR/AcrR family transcriptional regulator, which yields MPAEHAKEQILGATIHLLNQEGNTSNITARKIAAEAHVNLAMINYYFGSKDALIHSAVDTIINERAQELKQADPPDASARDKLKNFLTQLSDLTLKYTKLTKASIPYVLLQGDIDLPHYILPFIREHYRESRSETECRIIAYQLISFCQLAFYRSTDFMRYLSLDVSDKLQRDDMLDTLLKLHLPFDEKEGNEEGGRQ from the coding sequence ATGCCAGCTGAACATGCCAAGGAACAAATACTAGGCGCTACAATCCATCTTTTAAATCAAGAAGGGAACACAAGTAATATCACAGCCCGCAAGATTGCGGCAGAGGCCCATGTGAATCTGGCTATGATTAACTACTACTTTGGCTCCAAGGATGCCTTGATACATTCGGCTGTCGATACAATTATTAATGAACGCGCACAGGAGTTGAAGCAGGCCGATCCGCCGGATGCTTCGGCTCGGGATAAACTGAAGAATTTCCTTACGCAGTTATCAGATCTAACGCTCAAATATACCAAGCTGACCAAGGCATCGATTCCCTATGTCTTGCTGCAGGGTGACATCGATCTTCCCCATTACATTCTGCCCTTTATCCGGGAGCATTATAGAGAATCCCGCAGCGAAACGGAATGCAGAATCATTGCCTATCAACTGATATCCTTTTGTCAGCTGGCATTCTATCGGTCAACGGATTTCATGAGGTACCTGAGTTTAGATGTCAGCGATAAACTGCAGCGAGATGATATGCTGGACACCCTTCTGAAATTGCATCTGCCGTTTGACGAGAAAGAGGGTAATGAAGAAGGAGGGCGGCAGTAA
- a CDS encoding phosphotransferase produces MQAILHRHWPDWEGQVLKREGGWNNTTYFVEQGGRRAVLRIYDTHKDRTKIEFEHAVLQALAPLQLPFNVPVVIRTVAGDTVAQLQDGSGKYACLFVYMEGDSPAAQAVDYMYSFGDAAGILSSALAEVQIGRTPVYRPYYALAQAYPLCTREVIEQLCLTPPEPLKEVQAELQILYEAYLEIADSLQGLEQLPHQLVHGDLNASNLLLQQNDVSQVAALLDFEFCTFDVRAMEPAVILSALLEQPAAVRDFCRGFTRHISLSADEINALPLLMKLRKVDVFLHFVSRFLEGTDGPKVLLEQAVQLSAELNRLTEDCGWVQEELRRAKFRVQ; encoded by the coding sequence ATGCAAGCTATACTTCACCGGCATTGGCCGGACTGGGAAGGACAGGTGCTCAAACGGGAGGGCGGCTGGAATAATACGACTTATTTCGTGGAGCAAGGCGGGCGGAGGGCTGTACTGCGCATCTATGATACGCATAAGGATCGAACCAAAATCGAATTCGAGCACGCGGTGCTTCAAGCGCTGGCCCCGCTGCAGCTGCCGTTCAACGTGCCTGTGGTTATCCGTACGGTTGCGGGGGATACCGTAGCGCAGCTGCAGGATGGTAGCGGTAAATATGCCTGCCTATTCGTCTACATGGAGGGTGATTCACCTGCGGCGCAGGCTGTGGACTATATGTATTCCTTTGGAGATGCGGCGGGGATCCTGTCGTCAGCACTAGCTGAGGTTCAGATCGGCAGGACTCCTGTTTACCGCCCTTACTACGCACTTGCACAGGCTTACCCGCTGTGTACCCGAGAAGTCATTGAGCAGCTGTGCTTAACTCCCCCAGAACCTCTGAAAGAGGTGCAGGCCGAGCTGCAGATTCTGTATGAGGCCTATCTGGAAATCGCAGATTCGCTCCAGGGGCTGGAGCAGCTGCCCCATCAGCTGGTGCACGGAGACTTGAATGCCTCCAATCTGCTTCTCCAGCAGAACGATGTTAGCCAGGTGGCTGCGCTGCTCGATTTCGAGTTCTGCACCTTCGATGTGCGCGCCATGGAGCCGGCAGTCATTCTGTCGGCACTGCTGGAGCAGCCTGCAGCGGTAAGGGACTTCTGCCGGGGATTCACCCGTCATATCTCTTTAAGCGCTGATGAGATCAATGCCCTGCCTCTGTTGATGAAGCTGCGCAAGGTCGATGTGTTTCTGCATTTTGTCAGCCGCTTCCTGGAGGGGACCGATGGGCCGAAGGTGCTGCTGGAACAGGCAGTCCAGCTCTCTGCAGAGCTCAACCGATTGACAGAAGATTGTGGCTGGGTGCAGGAGGAGCTGAGAAGGGCTAAATTTCGGGTACAATGA
- a CDS encoding toxic anion resistance protein gives MSFTMEVISTEQLKSAIEVEVTPEPEEISELKQLAASNVATILELDIESLEKRKNVLQAIDSFGMNTMRSSSDKNALLQVSVGHLSKTGDEGGQVAKGLTELQLQLKDLDPSVVDFAKSGFLGKFFNPLRAYFAKYQKADAVISDIITSLDKGKAVLRNDNTTLEFEQQSLRELTKRLKKEIQLGMLMDEQIETQIEAAKARSESEDKVRFITEEVLFPLRQRVMDLQQMLVVNQQGIMAIEVVIRNNKELIRGVDRARNVTVSALKISVTVASALYNQKIVLRKIELLNQTTDQLISGTSKMLKDQGAAIHNQSLESSISVDTLKQAFTDVLSALDSISSYKQEALPAMRETIEQFRALADQGEQHIVRLEKGQRLGL, from the coding sequence ATGTCTTTTACGATGGAAGTCATCAGTACGGAGCAGCTTAAATCGGCGATCGAAGTGGAGGTTACACCCGAGCCGGAGGAAATATCTGAGCTGAAGCAGTTGGCTGCAAGCAATGTTGCCACGATCCTGGAGCTGGATATCGAGTCTCTGGAGAAACGTAAAAATGTGCTGCAAGCCATCGACAGCTTCGGGATGAACACCATGCGATCCTCCTCGGATAAAAACGCGCTGTTGCAGGTGTCCGTAGGTCATCTATCCAAAACAGGCGATGAAGGCGGCCAGGTCGCCAAAGGGTTGACGGAACTTCAGCTGCAGTTGAAGGATCTGGACCCGAGCGTTGTTGATTTTGCCAAAAGTGGTTTCCTGGGCAAATTCTTCAATCCCCTGCGCGCCTACTTCGCCAAATACCAGAAAGCTGATGCTGTGATCTCGGACATCATCACTTCGCTGGATAAAGGCAAGGCCGTCCTGAGAAATGACAACACCACCCTGGAATTCGAGCAGCAGTCCCTGCGGGAGCTGACCAAACGGCTGAAGAAGGAAATACAGCTGGGCATGCTGATGGATGAACAGATCGAGACACAGATTGAGGCGGCTAAAGCTCGCAGTGAATCGGAGGATAAGGTCCGCTTTATTACGGAGGAGGTGCTGTTTCCGCTGCGCCAGCGGGTGATGGATCTGCAGCAGATGCTGGTCGTGAACCAGCAGGGCATTATGGCGATTGAGGTGGTCATCCGCAACAATAAAGAACTGATCCGCGGTGTGGACCGGGCGCGCAATGTTACGGTTTCCGCGCTCAAAATATCGGTCACCGTAGCCAGCGCCCTATATAACCAGAAGATTGTACTGCGCAAGATCGAGCTGCTCAATCAAACCACGGACCAGCTGATCAGCGGCACCTCCAAAATGTTAAAGGATCAGGGTGCCGCCATTCACAACCAATCGCTGGAAAGCAGTATTTCCGTTGACACATTAAAACAAGCCTTCACCGACGTCCTCTCTGCGCTCGATTCCATTAGCAGCTACAAGCAGGAGGCGCTCCCTGCCATGCGTGAGACCATTGAACAGTTCAGAGCGCTGGCCGATCAAGGGGAGCAGCATATTGTCCGGCTGGAGAAAGGCCAGCGACTGGGTTTATAA
- a CDS encoding vWA domain-containing protein, giving the protein MLRKGKALALLGVIALAVFALIYFGIRFTSNWGKSSTQITAEDAAKQLDKLYRNINVTVADPVKGQIDLDPVDVAESLPDISKFAVSVPNASEHFVEIFSSTEKSGTGNDGWLNEVAAAFNSGSPQVNGNTVSVRIRNIASGTAADYIRSGKYVPDAFTPSNELWGEMVAAAGINVQQISKRLAGNVAGVVTNEAKYNKLVEKYGSLNVKTITEAIADNELAMGYTDPFASSTGLNFLVSALGTFDSSNLLSAQAVAGFEKFQANVPFIASTTLQMRDAATTGMLDAFVLEYQTYANTPDLKSGYVFTPFGVRHDSPLYALGELPQEKLDILTTFAAFAEQEKYQKLAADKGFNGLDDYVSELAPVDGATLTAAQKVWKEKKNAQQPIAAVFVADVSGSMSGEPLQRLKESLLKGQKFLGRDNSIGFVSYSDNVSIQLPIGVYDTNQQSMFVGAINSLQANGGTATFDGIAVAIHMLQAELAQHPGLKPVIFVLSDGETNQGHSLNEIRELIETYRIPIYTIGYNANIQALESISSINEANSINADTDDVVYKIGNLLNVQM; this is encoded by the coding sequence ATGCTTAGGAAAGGAAAAGCCTTGGCCCTGCTGGGGGTGATTGCGCTCGCTGTTTTTGCGCTGATCTACTTCGGCATCCGCTTCACCTCCAATTGGGGCAAAAGCAGCACACAGATCACAGCAGAGGATGCCGCGAAACAGCTGGATAAGCTCTACCGCAATATTAACGTTACTGTAGCAGACCCCGTCAAGGGTCAGATTGACCTTGATCCGGTAGATGTGGCCGAATCCTTGCCGGATATCTCCAAGTTTGCGGTTTCCGTACCCAATGCATCGGAGCATTTCGTAGAAATCTTCTCCTCTACCGAGAAATCCGGGACCGGCAATGACGGCTGGCTGAATGAGGTCGCGGCAGCCTTCAACTCGGGCAGCCCGCAGGTGAACGGGAACACCGTGTCCGTCCGTATCCGCAATATCGCCTCAGGCACAGCCGCCGATTATATCCGCTCCGGCAAATACGTGCCTGACGCCTTCACCCCTTCCAATGAGCTGTGGGGTGAAATGGTCGCAGCAGCGGGCATAAACGTCCAGCAGATCTCCAAACGACTGGCGGGAAATGTAGCCGGAGTGGTCACCAATGAGGCCAAATACAACAAGTTGGTTGAGAAATACGGCTCGCTTAACGTCAAAACAATCACGGAGGCGATTGCCGACAATGAGCTGGCGATGGGCTACACCGACCCTTTTGCCAGTTCAACAGGCTTAAATTTCCTGGTGTCTGCGCTGGGCACGTTCGACAGCAGCAATCTGCTGAGTGCGCAGGCTGTGGCAGGCTTCGAGAAATTCCAGGCCAATGTGCCTTTTATTGCCTCAACGACGCTCCAGATGAGGGATGCAGCCACAACCGGGATGCTGGATGCTTTTGTGCTGGAATACCAGACCTATGCCAATACGCCAGACCTGAAGAGCGGTTATGTCTTCACTCCGTTTGGGGTGCGTCATGACAGTCCGTTGTATGCCTTGGGTGAGCTGCCGCAGGAGAAGCTGGATATCCTCACTACCTTCGCCGCATTTGCAGAGCAGGAGAAGTATCAGAAGCTGGCGGCAGACAAAGGATTCAACGGACTGGACGATTATGTCTCCGAGCTGGCGCCGGTGGACGGCGCGACTCTGACGGCTGCCCAGAAGGTATGGAAGGAGAAGAAAAATGCGCAGCAGCCCATTGCCGCCGTGTTCGTAGCTGATGTATCCGGGAGTATGAGCGGGGAGCCGCTGCAGCGATTGAAAGAATCGCTATTGAAAGGCCAGAAGTTTCTCGGCCGGGACAACAGCATCGGCTTCGTATCCTATTCGGACAACGTTTCAATCCAGCTGCCTATCGGCGTATATGATACCAATCAACAGTCGATGTTTGTGGGCGCGATCAACAGTCTGCAGGCGAACGGGGGAACGGCTACTTTTGACGGCATTGCGGTGGCCATCCATATGCTGCAAGCAGAGCTGGCGCAGCATCCGGGGCTGAAGCCTGTGATCTTTGTGCTGAGCGACGGAGAAACCAATCAGGGACATTCGCTCAATGAGATCCGGGAGTTGATCGAGACTTACCGCATCCCGATCTATACGATTGGTTACAATGCCAATATTCAGGCGCTGGAAAGCATCTCAAGCATCAATGAAGCGAATAGCATCAATGCGGATACGGATGATGTAGTCTACAAAATCGGCAATCTGCTTAATGTGCAAATGTAA